The following coding sequences lie in one Lentilactobacillus sp. SPB1-3 genomic window:
- a CDS encoding ECF transporter S component, which yields MTNKKKSPWTLHNIILVALIAIFSGIIFWGAGFLYTALTVALTPIGIAPFANDILMGLWTMAGPLTGYLIKTFGSAFLGEFLGSAVEVFLGGQWGAGAFISGIVQGVGSELGFALTGYKKYGWLGLNLSILTTVVITFAWDIIKNGYGHYAPLMIIGLFITRYISTFIFGGLLTKAITNMLDRSHISVSTNNN from the coding sequence ATGACAAACAAGAAAAAAAGTCCTTGGACTTTGCACAACATCATTTTAGTAGCATTGATCGCTATTTTTAGCGGAATTATTTTTTGGGGAGCTGGGTTCTTATACACTGCCCTAACTGTGGCACTGACTCCAATCGGCATAGCTCCATTTGCCAATGACATCCTAATGGGATTGTGGACCATGGCAGGTCCATTAACTGGTTATTTGATTAAAACCTTTGGTTCAGCTTTCTTAGGTGAATTCTTAGGATCAGCAGTAGAAGTATTTCTTGGTGGCCAATGGGGTGCCGGTGCCTTTATTTCCGGAATCGTTCAAGGAGTTGGTTCCGAGCTAGGTTTTGCCTTAACCGGTTATAAAAAATATGGTTGGCTCGGACTTAATCTTTCCATTTTGACGACTGTAGTAATTACTTTTGCTTGGGACATTATCAAAAATGGTTATGGTCATTACGCACCATTAATGATTATTGGCCTCTTTATCACTAGATATATTTCCACCTTTATCTTTGGTGGCCTCCTAACCAAGGCAATCACTAACATGCTTGATAGAAGTCATATTTCAGTATCGACTAACAACAATTAG
- a CDS encoding Cof-type HAD-IIB family hydrolase, translated as MIKVIASDMDGTFLNDAGEFDNQKFQKQLDQMQDKNMHFICATSNTYAHSLRQFHDVKGPISYVCDNGAHVIDERGVSVVESPMEPMLVQKIVEYLQTEPEFNGAEIILAGRNGDYCNLPADSDGFKASQRFYEDLQSVSDLNLIFDTIYKIDVMVAGESALRMAHDINVKFVNRVTAVSSGMNGVDIMSDDTSKATGIQALLDEWNLTFDDVAAFGDNANDYAMLSESAEGFAMKNAADDLLAIVSNVTELTNNEAGVQTKIDEYLK; from the coding sequence ATGATTAAAGTAATTGCTTCTGACATGGACGGCACGTTTTTAAACGATGCTGGTGAATTTGATAACCAAAAGTTTCAAAAACAGCTTGACCAAATGCAAGATAAAAATATGCACTTCATCTGTGCAACTAGTAATACATATGCCCATTCATTACGACAATTTCATGATGTGAAAGGGCCTATTTCATATGTTTGTGACAATGGTGCTCACGTCATTGATGAACGAGGTGTTTCGGTGGTTGAATCACCGATGGAACCTATGTTAGTTCAAAAGATTGTGGAATATCTCCAAACTGAGCCTGAATTTAATGGCGCTGAAATCATTTTGGCTGGTCGGAATGGCGATTACTGTAATTTACCAGCAGATTCAGACGGCTTTAAGGCATCACAACGTTTTTATGAAGACTTGCAGTCAGTTAGTGATCTGAACTTAATTTTTGATACGATTTATAAAATCGATGTGATGGTGGCAGGAGAAAGTGCTTTGAGAATGGCCCATGACATCAATGTAAAATTTGTGAATCGAGTAACCGCTGTTTCAAGTGGCATGAACGGTGTGGACATCATGAGTGATGACACTTCTAAAGCTACAGGCATCCAAGCATTGCTTGATGAGTGGAACTTAACGTTTGATGATGTTGCCGCCTTCGGTGATAACGCCAACGATTATGCGATGTTGAGCGAATCAGCAGAGGGCTTCGCCATGAAAAATGCCGCTGATGATTTGTTAGCTATAGTAAGTAACGTAACTGAATTGACTAACAATGAAGCTGGAGTGCAAACCAAAATTGATGAATATCTAAAGTAA
- a CDS encoding linear amide C-N hydrolase, with translation MCTSLTMTTLDEHLLAGRTMDFPVKGNWHPVLVADRFYNTPLAGKRTIKYPFIGGGQLIDNHDLLVADGVNTQGLSCAELMFPLKASYHQAPVDNQLNLTPQDFLSWVLAEHQSISEVLTNLPDIAIIGQKWLSGNEIYSFHWLLADKTGRTVIIEPLDHQLVVTTDNIGVLTNSPTYPEHIKNLKNQLDVSTNDSTEWQAVARKYVVNNHVPQPTNTPTTRFVYAAINKLGTAKPADSELATIFLNQILSEVAIPFKPTMNDHPNFNFTHYISEWDCTSLTYQFTDCQSQTPMIHSLADVLDQEPHTTHFLL, from the coding sequence ATGTGCACTAGTTTAACCATGACAACATTAGACGAACATCTTCTCGCCGGTCGCACGATGGACTTTCCTGTCAAGGGAAACTGGCATCCAGTCCTAGTCGCCGATAGGTTTTACAACACTCCACTTGCAGGCAAACGAACCATTAAATATCCGTTCATCGGTGGCGGTCAGTTAATCGATAATCATGATTTATTAGTCGCAGATGGGGTCAATACCCAAGGCCTGAGTTGCGCTGAATTAATGTTTCCATTAAAAGCTAGCTATCACCAAGCACCAGTAGATAACCAGCTCAATCTGACTCCACAGGACTTTCTTAGTTGGGTATTAGCCGAGCATCAATCCATTTCTGAAGTATTAACAAATTTACCTGACATTGCAATTATTGGTCAAAAATGGTTATCAGGCAATGAAATCTATTCATTTCATTGGTTATTAGCGGACAAAACTGGTAGAACGGTTATCATTGAACCATTAGACCATCAATTAGTTGTAACAACCGACAACATTGGTGTTTTAACTAATTCACCAACATACCCAGAACATATTAAAAACCTGAAAAATCAGCTGGACGTTTCAACTAACGATTCAACTGAATGGCAAGCTGTGGCTAGAAAGTATGTGGTTAATAATCACGTTCCCCAGCCAACCAATACACCAACCACTCGATTCGTGTATGCGGCAATTAATAAATTGGGGACGGCTAAACCAGCCGATTCTGAACTAGCAACTATCTTTTTGAATCAGATTCTTTCAGAGGTCGCAATTCCGTTTAAACCAACGATGAATGACCATCCCAACTTTAATTTTACTCATTACATCTCCGAATGGGATTGCACAAGTCTGACGTATCAGTTCACGGACTGTCAAAGTCAAACACCCATGATTCATTCCTTAGCTGATGTGCTGGACCAAGAACCTCATACAACTCATTTTTTACTTTAG
- a CDS encoding LVIS_2131 family protein, protein MKSAWNLVGMALWLILIIYLIWMIHDMRSRRLRLLVTEKKSFTWNNFTKSAIELVIFVLAFWGMTYATFFQDVNKLDKSAVTTSYTYKPLVLRYAQRSHYVTVSNTDGRKPVQVYTFYLQGGKYEVTSNDATISYGANPLNVSASAYKWNKEWLKHLDVRNQKAWVGIITTTYKKNFINGIGLHAGRQANRYSLIRIPDKSFMKTTD, encoded by the coding sequence ATGAAATCAGCATGGAACTTAGTTGGGATGGCCTTATGGTTGATTCTAATTATTTATCTAATATGGATGATCCACGACATGCGGTCACGAAGATTGCGATTACTTGTGACTGAAAAGAAGTCGTTTACTTGGAATAATTTTACTAAATCAGCAATCGAGTTAGTAATCTTTGTGTTAGCTTTTTGGGGAATGACTTACGCAACATTCTTTCAAGATGTTAATAAATTGGATAAAAGTGCCGTGACAACGTCGTATACATATAAGCCATTAGTATTACGATATGCGCAACGCTCACATTACGTAACTGTTTCTAATACTGATGGTCGTAAACCTGTTCAAGTGTATACGTTTTACCTTCAAGGTGGTAAGTATGAAGTAACTAGTAATGATGCAACGATTTCTTATGGTGCCAACCCATTGAATGTTTCCGCAAGTGCCTATAAGTGGAATAAAGAATGGTTGAAACATCTTGATGTTCGTAATCAAAAGGCATGGGTCGGAATCATAACTACGACGTATAAGAAGAACTTTATCAATGGAATTGGGTTGCATGCTGGTCGCCAGGCCAATCGATATAGCCTAATCAGAATTCCTGATAAATCATTTATGAAAACTACAGATTAA
- a CDS encoding FAD/NAD(P)-binding protein, whose product MKIAIIGAGPRGVLVTSALLNQYKQRTDQTEPLEIKIFDPYGIGGRVWRTDQWNGLVMNSPADQVSLFTDETVNLSSKVYDGPALFGWLKSDVAKKFLTEHNFDQEMIDAASNIAPNDYAPRTLYGAYIQWFYSELLRQLAHNVSLEVIKSQIISLNTTQDAKVNVVTSDKEEIFDKIVMALGQQDNYLNTDEQELASYAEENELKYFQPTHPGDVNVDDLPAGEPVIIRGLSLSFLDYTSELTLGRGGQYFKNDDGTLFYQPSGREPKIIAGSVHGVPYYPKPVSEKRYGEMVQPVFLTQENVDKHLENGKLPFETFIDLIRSDFQLHYYMLLINDSYPFKSATQFKEEFIAADDKQAVIDSYDFPEEDQFDWDYILDPFKDIKVISTTDYQNVVVNWLNGIVKDAKKGSKTGPLTSTLELFRDFAPTLRKLVAENIFSSDEYANDFRGTFIRNRNFLAVGGPAFRSAQLSALIRAGIVTIMAPGMEVKAADGWFVTASPKRNNDIFKSSVLIEARVPKADIKITANPLLEDLKSNGMLREYSVMVRDEAAGLAAIDVNPNSDQLLAANGSQEADIFLWGVPLDGLRLATTASPRPGTNDPNLQTADKIAAMVLGLKPADDVLMM is encoded by the coding sequence ATGAAAATTGCAATTATTGGAGCAGGCCCTCGAGGTGTTCTAGTAACATCTGCTCTTTTGAACCAATACAAACAACGGACCGACCAAACTGAACCACTAGAAATTAAGATTTTTGACCCTTATGGAATCGGTGGTAGAGTTTGGCGAACTGATCAATGGAATGGTTTAGTAATGAACTCACCTGCTGATCAAGTTTCATTATTTACCGACGAAACAGTTAATCTCTCGAGCAAAGTATACGATGGCCCTGCTCTATTCGGCTGGCTCAAAAGTGATGTTGCAAAGAAATTCTTAACTGAACATAATTTTGATCAAGAAATGATTGATGCAGCAAGTAACATTGCACCAAACGACTATGCTCCTCGGACTTTGTATGGTGCGTATATCCAGTGGTTCTATAGCGAACTTCTCCGTCAACTTGCTCATAATGTGTCACTCGAAGTGATCAAATCTCAAATTATCAGTCTGAATACTACCCAAGATGCCAAAGTTAACGTAGTTACTTCTGACAAAGAAGAAATTTTCGATAAAATCGTCATGGCCCTCGGTCAACAAGATAACTACTTAAATACAGACGAACAAGAGTTAGCCTCGTATGCTGAAGAAAATGAATTAAAATACTTCCAACCTACTCACCCTGGTGACGTTAATGTTGATGACCTTCCGGCAGGCGAACCCGTAATTATTCGTGGATTGAGTCTTTCATTTCTAGATTACACTTCTGAATTAACACTTGGCAGAGGTGGCCAATACTTCAAGAACGATGATGGCACCTTATTCTATCAACCATCTGGTAGAGAGCCAAAAATAATTGCTGGTTCAGTTCATGGTGTGCCTTACTATCCAAAACCAGTCAGCGAAAAACGTTATGGCGAAATGGTTCAACCAGTCTTCTTAACTCAAGAAAACGTGGACAAGCACTTGGAAAATGGCAAATTACCATTTGAAACATTCATTGATTTGATTCGTTCAGATTTTCAACTTCACTACTACATGTTGTTAATCAATGATTCTTACCCATTCAAGAGCGCAACTCAGTTCAAAGAGGAATTTATTGCAGCTGATGACAAGCAAGCCGTCATTGACAGTTATGACTTTCCAGAAGAAGATCAATTTGACTGGGACTACATTCTTGATCCATTCAAGGATATCAAAGTCATCAGTACGACTGATTATCAAAACGTCGTTGTTAATTGGTTAAACGGCATTGTCAAAGATGCCAAGAAGGGTTCAAAAACAGGGCCTTTAACTTCAACCTTAGAATTGTTCAGAGATTTTGCCCCTACTTTAAGAAAATTAGTTGCAGAAAATATCTTTTCTAGTGATGAATACGCTAATGATTTCCGTGGCACATTCATTAGAAATCGTAACTTCTTGGCCGTTGGTGGTCCTGCATTCCGTTCAGCCCAATTATCAGCATTGATTCGAGCCGGAATCGTTACCATCATGGCACCAGGTATGGAAGTTAAAGCTGCAGATGGTTGGTTTGTTACCGCATCACCTAAACGCAATAACGATATCTTCAAATCATCAGTATTGATTGAAGCTCGGGTACCAAAAGCAGATATTAAGATTACTGCGAACCCTCTTTTAGAGGACTTAAAATCTAATGGTATGCTTCGCGAATATTCCGTTATGGTGCGTGATGAAGCCGCTGGATTAGCCGCTATTGATGTAAATCCTAACTCTGATCAGTTATTAGCAGCAAACGGCAGTCAAGAAGCGGACATCTTCTTATGGGGAGTTCCTCTTGATGGTTTGCGCTTAGCAACTACTGCCAGTCCTCGTCCAGGAACTAACGATCCTAACTTGCAAACTGCAGACAAAATTGCAGCCATGGTCCTTGGCCTAAAGCCTGCTGATGATGTCTTAATGATGTAA
- a CDS encoding M15 family metallopeptidase: MDKLSQGYMNVKDADPDIIIDLKYATPDNFTGKIVYDFDQAIARIDTVKKLAVASELVKQQGYRLKVWDAYRPTYAQRKLFEVYPDPMWVAEPNPNFSHQKGITFDLTLVTADGQDIEMPTAFDDFNGGAKRNATWTPTATTNYQILNDAMVAAGFVGYENEWWDYRDTDTDEFGPLEVDPKNY, translated from the coding sequence ATGGATAAACTATCTCAAGGCTACATGAATGTCAAAGACGCTGATCCAGATATTATTATTGATTTAAAATATGCCACACCAGATAACTTCACGGGTAAAATAGTTTATGATTTTGACCAAGCTATTGCTCGCATCGATACAGTCAAGAAGTTGGCAGTTGCCAGTGAGTTAGTCAAACAACAGGGTTACCGGCTAAAGGTTTGGGACGCTTATCGCCCTACATATGCACAACGAAAATTATTTGAAGTGTATCCTGATCCGATGTGGGTAGCGGAGCCCAATCCTAATTTTAGTCATCAAAAAGGTATCACATTTGACCTAACATTAGTTACCGCTGACGGACAAGATATCGAAATGCCCACTGCCTTTGATGATTTCAATGGTGGTGCCAAACGTAATGCCACTTGGACACCAACCGCCACTACTAACTACCAAATTTTAAATGATGCGATGGTTGCTGCTGGTTTCGTTGGCTATGAGAATGAATGGTGGGATTATCGCGACACGGATACTGATGAATTCGGCCCACTGGAAGTTGATCCAAAAAATTATTAA
- a CDS encoding NAD(P)H-hydrate epimerase, with protein MRPAISVAESRDLDKKTIEEIGIPSAVLMERAALGIYHDMINNPDLSLTKTLVLVGNGNNGGDALVVARLLFTHNYPVDILLTGEPDKLSSESKRQLDICRYYQINEVPTATDMNGYSTIVDGLFGSGLTRDVEGAYKELIDKANASSASIHAIDIPSGLNGDTGKPMGTAIKATSTSTIAYEKIGMVEPESWEFTGKIFVDDIGIYRNNHIEN; from the coding sequence ATGCGACCAGCAATATCAGTTGCAGAGTCTCGTGATTTAGACAAAAAGACCATTGAAGAAATTGGTATCCCCTCTGCAGTACTTATGGAACGCGCTGCACTGGGGATTTACCACGATATGATTAACAACCCAGACCTTAGCTTAACTAAAACATTAGTGTTAGTTGGCAATGGGAATAACGGCGGTGACGCATTAGTTGTCGCCCGTTTATTGTTTACACATAATTATCCAGTCGATATTTTACTCACTGGTGAACCAGACAAACTCAGTTCTGAGTCTAAGCGCCAGTTAGATATCTGTCGTTATTATCAAATCAACGAAGTGCCTACAGCCACTGACATGAATGGTTACTCAACAATCGTTGACGGTCTATTCGGAAGTGGCTTAACTCGCGACGTTGAAGGCGCCTATAAAGAATTAATAGACAAGGCCAACGCATCGTCAGCCAGTATTCACGCCATCGATATCCCATCTGGATTAAACGGTGACACTGGCAAACCGATGGGCACCGCAATCAAAGCTACATCCACATCTACGATTGCCTACGAAAAGATTGGCATGGTGGAACCAGAATCATGGGAGTTCACTGGCAAGATTTTTGTCGACGATATTGGCATTTACCGCAATAACCACATTGAAAATTAA
- a CDS encoding amino acid permease gives MKDIKSTPQLSRSMTAGQMEMISLGGAIGVGLFMGSTSTIKWTGPSVILAYAFVGLILYIVMRALGEMIYVNPGTGSFADYATEYVHPLAGYLAKWANVFEYIVVGMSEVVAATEYLKYWWPNISSFTVGIIIILFLVLANLASAKAYGSLEFWFAMIKVITIIMMIILGFTVIFFGVGNGGHPTGFSNLWSHGGFFTGGVTGFFFSMSIIVGSYQGIELLGISAGEVANPQQAIVKSVKSVLFRILIFYVGAIFVIVTIYPWNELSSIGSPFVSTFAKVGISAAAGIINFVVLTAALSGANSGIYSSSRMLFKLAHEGDAPKVFGRVSKRVVPDAAIMGISGGILIGFVIDMLFSFYNKSTANLFVVVFSSSVLPGMVPWFVILLAELRFRQNNPKVMDTHPFKLPLYPLSNYFAILMLLVIVAFMFINPDTRVSVVVGALVLVVATVFYLARHRSNA, from the coding sequence ATGAAAGATATTAAGAGCACGCCTCAGTTATCACGCTCTATGACGGCTGGGCAAATGGAAATGATCTCACTTGGTGGGGCCATTGGAGTTGGATTATTTATGGGTTCCACCTCAACGATTAAGTGGACTGGCCCATCAGTTATTTTAGCTTATGCGTTTGTTGGTTTGATTTTATACATAGTTATGCGTGCCTTAGGAGAAATGATATATGTTAATCCTGGTACTGGTTCATTCGCTGATTACGCGACGGAATATGTTCATCCTTTAGCAGGTTACCTAGCTAAATGGGCTAATGTTTTTGAATATATTGTGGTGGGGATGTCAGAAGTGGTTGCCGCTACAGAATATTTGAAATATTGGTGGCCGAATATCAGCTCCTTTACGGTGGGAATTATCATCATTTTATTCTTGGTCCTAGCTAACTTGGCGAGTGCTAAGGCATATGGCTCCCTAGAATTTTGGTTTGCCATGATCAAAGTTATCACCATTATCATGATGATTATTCTTGGATTCACAGTTATCTTCTTTGGAGTTGGTAATGGTGGCCATCCAACTGGCTTTAGTAATTTATGGTCTCATGGTGGTTTCTTTACTGGTGGTGTGACTGGATTCTTCTTCTCAATGTCTATCATTGTCGGTTCTTACCAAGGTATTGAACTACTTGGAATTTCCGCCGGTGAAGTTGCTAATCCACAACAAGCCATCGTTAAGTCAGTTAAGTCCGTTTTATTCAGAATTTTAATTTTCTATGTTGGAGCAATCTTTGTGATTGTGACAATTTATCCTTGGAATGAGCTAAGTTCAATTGGTTCACCATTCGTTTCAACATTCGCTAAGGTTGGGATTTCAGCCGCTGCGGGAATTATTAACTTTGTTGTGTTGACCGCTGCTTTATCAGGAGCCAACTCAGGAATCTATTCTTCAAGTAGAATGTTGTTCAAGTTAGCTCATGAAGGCGACGCTCCTAAGGTATTTGGTCGAGTTTCTAAACGAGTGGTTCCTGATGCAGCCATCATGGGAATCTCTGGTGGTATCTTAATCGGTTTTGTAATCGATATGTTGTTCTCGTTCTACAATAAATCAACCGCAAACCTATTCGTGGTTGTCTTTAGTTCATCAGTCTTACCAGGTATGGTGCCATGGTTTGTGATTCTGCTAGCTGAGTTACGCTTCAGACAGAACAATCCTAAAGTTATGGATACTCATCCATTCAAGTTGCCACTATATCCCTTATCAAACTATTTTGCGATATTAATGTTGCTAGTGATTGTGGCCTTTATGTTCATTAATCCAGATACTAGAGTTTCAGTTGTCGTCGGAGCTTTGGTACTGGTTGTGGCTACGGTATTTTACTTAGCACGGCACAGAAGTAATGCATAA
- a CDS encoding zinc-binding dehydrogenase gives MKESILVKPGEMKLVDKDIPTVQQPGDVILKVVRTCVCGSDLWDYRGINDVKPDQINSGHEALGIVESVGDDVTTVKPGDFVIAPFTHGCGHCAACLAGFDGSCQNHTDNFSQGVQSEYVRFQYGQWSLVKVPGQPSDYSEGMLKSLLTLADVMATGYHAAQVANVHDGDNVVVMGDGAVGLCAIIAAKMKGAKKIISTSRHDDRLQLAKEFGATDNVASRGDEAVKEIMALTNGQGADAVLECVGTEQSTETAMTVGRPGAIVGRVGLPHTASQDLTGAFYSNLQIAGGPASVTTYDKAELLKAVLDGVINPGKVFTQTYSLSDIDQAYKDMDARKTIKSYVIVD, from the coding sequence ATGAAAGAATCAATTTTAGTTAAACCAGGCGAAATGAAGCTGGTTGATAAAGACATTCCTACAGTTCAACAACCCGGAGATGTCATCTTAAAAGTTGTTAGAACCTGTGTTTGTGGTTCAGACTTATGGGATTATCGTGGTATTAACGATGTTAAACCAGATCAAATCAACTCTGGTCACGAAGCTTTAGGGATTGTTGAAAGTGTCGGAGATGACGTTACCACTGTTAAACCTGGTGACTTTGTTATTGCACCATTTACTCATGGTTGTGGTCATTGTGCTGCTTGTTTAGCAGGTTTCGATGGTTCATGTCAAAATCATACTGACAATTTCAGTCAAGGTGTTCAATCAGAATACGTTCGCTTCCAATATGGCCAATGGTCATTAGTTAAAGTTCCTGGTCAACCAAGTGATTACAGCGAAGGTATGCTTAAATCATTGTTAACATTGGCTGATGTTATGGCTACTGGTTACCATGCAGCTCAAGTTGCTAACGTTCATGATGGCGATAATGTTGTTGTCATGGGTGACGGTGCTGTTGGTCTTTGTGCAATTATTGCAGCCAAGATGAAGGGCGCTAAGAAGATCATCTCAACTAGTCGTCACGATGATCGTTTGCAATTAGCCAAGGAATTCGGTGCAACTGATAACGTTGCTAGTCGTGGTGATGAAGCAGTTAAAGAAATTATGGCATTAACAAATGGTCAAGGTGCCGATGCTGTTTTGGAATGTGTTGGAACTGAACAATCAACTGAAACCGCAATGACTGTTGGTCGTCCCGGTGCTATTGTTGGTCGTGTAGGCTTACCACATACTGCCAGCCAAGATTTGACAGGTGCTTTTTACAGTAACCTCCAAATTGCTGGTGGACCAGCTTCAGTAACTACTTATGACAAGGCAGAATTATTAAAGGCTGTCTTGGATGGTGTGATTAATCCAGGTAAGGTATTTACTCAGACTTATTCATTATCTGATATTGATCAAGCGTACAAAGACATGGATGCTCGTAAAACAATCAAGTCATATGTGATTGTTGACTAA
- a CDS encoding oleate hydratase: MTKNKAIMIGAGLANLAGAVYLIQEGHWQGNQITFYSIDDHGSNDGSPVSTAAGEYWNENHPLNKTQGFVARGGRMLNYRTYVDLMDLLSRVPSATESGMTAAEDTRDFDAKHPTFDKARLLQGGKGIIDGGKLGLNNKDRVLLSKLVLMPDSKEEELDNISIADYFKSSPHFFQSHFWYMWETTFAFRIQSSVQELRRYMHQMIYEFTQIEHLVGVNRTRYNQYESIMLPLINYLKDQGVNIILNRRVTDWEFKDTPMQDDITVTGLKMVNTETDEEETVPVDDQTAVFFTNGSITDSASLGDLNTPAAENPDYGAAASLWKKATEHFYNLGNPDKFFNDRNASEWVSFTLTTKNHILLNEIARITTQVPGNALNSFLSTSPITPLGQEDINMSIVVHHQPHFTDQKANESVIWGYFLYPRRTGEFVNKQYIKMTGKEMVQELIGQLSKVDPGPVNIKEKEAAIMDSVINNIPVYMPYASALFNNRAKVDRPEIIPAHSTNLAFTGEFVEQPYQMVFTEQSAVRSGEIAAFHFAGVPMDKLVKNPRFDKDPKVLARATKKMFS; this comes from the coding sequence ATGACAAAAAACAAAGCAATCATGATTGGTGCTGGATTGGCTAACTTAGCCGGAGCAGTGTATTTAATTCAAGAAGGACATTGGCAAGGCAATCAGATCACCTTTTACTCAATCGATGATCACGGTTCAAACGATGGCTCACCAGTATCTACAGCCGCTGGTGAATATTGGAACGAAAACCATCCCCTGAACAAGACGCAAGGTTTCGTCGCTCGTGGTGGACGGATGTTAAACTACCGCACATATGTCGATCTAATGGACCTATTGTCACGGGTCCCATCTGCAACCGAAAGCGGCATGACCGCCGCTGAGGACACTCGTGACTTTGATGCTAAGCACCCCACTTTTGATAAGGCCCGCTTACTTCAAGGCGGTAAAGGCATCATCGATGGTGGTAAGTTAGGCTTAAATAATAAGGACCGAGTGTTATTATCAAAACTTGTTCTCATGCCTGATTCAAAAGAAGAAGAACTAGACAACATATCAATTGCGGACTATTTCAAATCAAGTCCTCATTTCTTCCAAAGTCATTTCTGGTACATGTGGGAAACAACCTTTGCGTTTAGAATTCAAAGTTCCGTACAAGAATTACGTCGTTACATGCACCAAATGATTTATGAATTCACTCAAATCGAACATTTAGTTGGTGTTAACAGAACTCGCTATAACCAATATGAAAGCATCATGTTACCTTTGATCAACTATTTAAAGGATCAAGGTGTCAACATCATTTTGAATCGTCGAGTTACTGATTGGGAATTCAAAGATACACCAATGCAAGATGATATTACTGTTACCGGATTAAAGATGGTCAACACTGAAACCGACGAAGAAGAAACAGTCCCAGTAGATGATCAAACTGCAGTTTTCTTCACTAATGGTTCAATTACAGACTCAGCTAGCCTTGGTGACCTCAACACTCCCGCAGCTGAAAATCCGGATTATGGTGCCGCAGCTAGCCTATGGAAGAAAGCCACTGAACACTTCTATAACTTAGGTAATCCTGACAAATTCTTCAATGATCGAAATGCTAGCGAATGGGTCAGTTTCACTTTGACTACCAAAAACCATATTCTTCTCAACGAAATTGCTCGCATCACCACTCAAGTTCCTGGAAATGCCCTCAACTCATTTCTTTCAACCAGCCCAATTACACCGCTTGGTCAAGAAGACATCAACATGTCGATCGTGGTTCATCATCAACCACATTTCACCGACCAAAAGGCTAATGAATCAGTAATCTGGGGCTACTTCCTCTACCCACGTCGAACCGGTGAGTTCGTCAACAAACAATATATTAAAATGACCGGTAAGGAAATGGTTCAAGAATTAATTGGTCAATTATCAAAAGTCGATCCCGGACCAGTTAACATCAAAGAAAAAGAAGCGGCAATCATGGATAGTGTGATCAACAACATCCCTGTTTACATGCCATACGCTTCTGCCCTCTTCAACAATCGGGCCAAAGTTGATCGGCCAGAAATTATTCCTGCTCACTCCACTAACTTAGCCTTCACTGGTGAATTTGTGGAACAACCTTATCAAATGGTCTTCACTGAACAAAGTGCCGTTCGTTCTGGTGAAATCGCCGCATTCCACTTTGCTGGCGTACCAATGGATAAGCTAGTTAAAAACCCACGATTTGATAAAGATCCAAAGGTATTGGCAAGAGCCACTAAGAAGATGTTTAGCTAA